A single region of the Streptomyces caelestis genome encodes:
- a CDS encoding lipocalin-like domain-containing protein yields the protein MTAPPPAPRRSPSAGPDEDRDRAAHLVGVWRLVSFHTLAPDGSVRPGPLGESPEGLLFYSAGGHVAVHMMPADGPPQYLSYAGTWHLDGDRVVHNLTVADRTEWLGTDQVRRLELDGDRLTLTGSALSSPDRRVLVWQRIAHDGL from the coding sequence GTGACCGCGCCGCCACCGGCGCCGCGGCGCTCTCCGTCCGCCGGGCCGGACGAGGACCGGGACCGCGCCGCGCACCTCGTCGGCGTGTGGCGGTTGGTGTCCTTCCACACCCTCGCCCCCGACGGCTCCGTCCGCCCCGGTCCGCTCGGGGAGAGCCCCGAAGGGCTGCTCTTCTACAGCGCCGGCGGCCACGTGGCCGTCCACATGATGCCCGCCGACGGCCCTCCGCAGTACCTCAGCTACGCCGGAACCTGGCACCTCGACGGAGACCGCGTCGTGCACAACCTCACGGTCGCCGACCGCACCGAGTGGCTGGGGACCGACCAGGTCCGGCGGCTGGAGCTGGACGGCGACCGGCTCACGCTCACCGGCTCGGCCCTGTCCAGCCCCGACCGGCGGGTCCTGGTCTGGCAGCGGATCGCTCACGACGGGCTCTGA
- a CDS encoding SAM-dependent methyltransferase yields MERSSDRHSTGTAAQAPSVAGMYDFYAGGQQSRDADRQAATAAMAALPGLDVAVSANRAFLRRAVRHAAERGVTQFLDIGSGYLAPGDGNVHDVARRVVPDARVAYVELDPAGVAHNRALLRDTPGTVAVRGDFLKPHDILTDPEVCAVIDLDRPVALLLVAVLHFIEDKDDPWGKVGELRDALAPGSHLILSHAYIKPDTGSGPDAIKGVYRTFGSSLQNRGPVETGRFLDGFTLLEPGLTAMADWRPDPDTETEHPMSHSGVVGVGVKP; encoded by the coding sequence ATGGAACGGTCTTCCGACCGGCACTCGACGGGCACCGCCGCGCAGGCACCGAGTGTCGCCGGCATGTACGACTTCTACGCGGGAGGACAGCAGAGCCGGGACGCCGACCGGCAGGCCGCCACGGCCGCGATGGCGGCACTCCCCGGCCTCGATGTCGCCGTCAGCGCCAACCGGGCGTTCCTGCGGCGAGCGGTGAGGCATGCCGCCGAGCGTGGCGTCACACAGTTCCTCGACATCGGTTCCGGCTACCTCGCCCCCGGCGACGGGAACGTCCACGACGTCGCCCGGCGCGTCGTCCCCGACGCCCGCGTGGCCTACGTCGAACTCGACCCGGCCGGCGTCGCGCACAACCGCGCCCTGCTGCGGGACACCCCCGGAACGGTCGCCGTGCGGGGCGACTTCCTCAAGCCGCACGACATCCTCACGGACCCCGAGGTGTGCGCCGTCATCGACCTGGACCGACCGGTGGCGCTCCTGCTCGTGGCCGTTCTCCACTTCATCGAGGACAAGGACGACCCGTGGGGGAAGGTCGGTGAGCTGCGCGACGCCCTCGCGCCGGGCAGCCACCTGATCCTGTCCCACGCCTACATCAAGCCGGACACCGGCTCCGGTCCTGACGCGATCAAGGGGGTCTACCGCACGTTCGGTTCCTCCCTGCAGAACCGCGGGCCCGTCGAGACCGGCCGCTTCCTCGACGGCTTCACCCTGCTCGAACCTGGCCTGACGGCCATGGCCGACTGGCGTCCTGACCCCGACACGGAAACCGAACACCCCATGAGCCACAGCGGAGTGGTCGGAGTGGGGGTCAAGCCCTGA
- a CDS encoding FAD-dependent oxidoreductase gives MPHTPQQGRETGFDVIVVGNGALGSSAAVELARRGASVALIGRAHRPYAASTAAGAMLGCFGEVTTALLDNAYGQAKFELDLLAKDVWPQWLESISGGVSDGRDLLTATGTTVLLNSVGTGSIDTDNFNAIRATLEKHDEPYETVDPADLDWLDPDPNSRPLQALHIPGEHAVDSGRLLHRLERTARDLGVTVVDGHASSVISDGDQVRGVVLENGESLTAGQVLLAGGVGTQDMVDSVPGLGDCIPRLVAGYGVSALVTTEDGTQPQSVIRTPNRAFACGLHIVPRSAGQVYVGATNIISPRPLADPVMRDILFLLECSHRQIRRNLWTSTVVRVNVGNRPISLDGFPLLGETPLDGLWMMTGTYRDGLFLSPVLAKEFARRLLGEEPELNLEPFAPERAPLQGVSRESVVDTTVEHTLATGYEQHWRVPTDWQEFLDVGLKPIYAEWAKELDADFTPQPDLLAAARLEPQLVTWLRTYYDNCRARFGRPGETSPAAGDLVDSAAEFLTAARVPAPRADALALAAHALPGYSPETGAATPVPTEGAERFWSLVARRADREPLEYLLGRARLFDLELEVGAGVFVPQPRTEALVTEALARCDTPRPRVVDLCTGSGAVALAVGALRPDAVVTGVDHSADALRWAKQNGDKLRSRVKAEVDFVEGDIADPELLAALDGGVDLVTAVPPNFPDRLQVVPETSVYQPATAIRSGWDGLDAMRAVAATAARLLRKEGVLAVEHHDALTDAVIEIVREAGFDSVTSHTDQNGHPRFVIARRAAA, from the coding sequence ATGCCACACACACCGCAACAGGGCAGGGAAACCGGCTTCGACGTCATCGTCGTCGGCAATGGCGCCCTCGGCTCGTCCGCCGCCGTCGAACTGGCCCGCCGCGGAGCCTCGGTCGCCCTCATCGGCCGGGCCCACCGCCCGTACGCGGCCTCGACCGCGGCCGGCGCCATGCTCGGCTGCTTCGGCGAGGTGACCACCGCCCTGCTCGACAACGCCTACGGACAGGCCAAGTTCGAGCTGGACCTGCTGGCCAAGGACGTCTGGCCCCAGTGGCTGGAGAGCATCTCCGGCGGTGTGTCCGACGGCCGTGACCTCCTCACCGCGACCGGTACCACGGTGCTGCTCAACAGCGTCGGCACCGGCAGCATCGACACCGACAACTTCAACGCCATCCGCGCGACGCTGGAGAAGCACGACGAGCCCTACGAGACGGTCGACCCGGCGGACCTCGACTGGCTCGACCCCGACCCCAACTCCCGCCCCCTGCAGGCCCTCCACATCCCCGGCGAGCACGCGGTCGACTCCGGCCGGCTGCTGCACAGGCTGGAGCGGACCGCCCGGGACCTCGGCGTCACCGTGGTGGACGGCCACGCCTCGTCCGTGATCAGCGACGGCGACCAGGTGCGCGGCGTGGTGCTGGAGAACGGCGAGTCGCTCACCGCGGGGCAGGTCCTGCTCGCGGGCGGAGTCGGCACGCAGGACATGGTCGACTCCGTTCCCGGTCTCGGTGACTGCATCCCGCGGCTCGTCGCCGGGTACGGGGTCTCCGCTCTGGTCACCACCGAGGACGGCACCCAGCCCCAGTCGGTGATCCGGACCCCCAACCGCGCGTTCGCCTGCGGTCTGCACATCGTCCCGCGCAGTGCGGGCCAGGTCTATGTGGGCGCGACCAACATCATCAGCCCCCGGCCGCTGGCCGACCCGGTGATGCGCGACATCCTGTTCCTCCTCGAATGCTCCCACCGGCAGATCCGCCGCAACCTGTGGACGAGCACCGTCGTCCGGGTCAACGTGGGCAACCGGCCCATCTCCCTCGACGGGTTCCCCCTCCTCGGGGAGACCCCGCTCGACGGCCTGTGGATGATGACCGGCACCTACCGGGACGGCCTGTTCCTGTCGCCCGTGCTCGCCAAGGAGTTCGCCCGCCGCCTCCTCGGCGAGGAGCCCGAACTGAATCTGGAACCGTTCGCCCCGGAACGGGCCCCTCTCCAGGGGGTGTCGCGGGAGTCCGTCGTCGACACCACCGTCGAGCACACCCTGGCCACCGGCTACGAGCAGCACTGGCGGGTGCCCACCGACTGGCAGGAGTTCCTGGACGTCGGTCTCAAGCCCATCTACGCCGAGTGGGCGAAGGAACTCGACGCGGACTTCACCCCGCAGCCCGACCTGCTCGCCGCGGCCCGGCTGGAGCCTCAGCTGGTGACGTGGCTGCGCACCTATTACGACAACTGCCGTGCCCGGTTCGGCAGGCCGGGGGAGACCAGCCCCGCCGCCGGCGACCTGGTGGACAGCGCCGCCGAGTTCCTCACCGCGGCCCGGGTCCCGGCCCCGCGCGCCGACGCCCTGGCCCTCGCCGCTCACGCGCTCCCCGGCTACTCCCCGGAAACCGGCGCCGCGACGCCGGTGCCCACCGAGGGCGCCGAGCGTTTCTGGTCTCTCGTGGCACGACGGGCGGATCGGGAACCACTGGAGTATCTGCTCGGCCGGGCCCGGCTGTTCGACCTGGAACTCGAGGTCGGCGCCGGCGTCTTCGTCCCGCAGCCGCGTACCGAGGCCCTGGTGACCGAGGCCCTCGCCAGGTGCGACACCCCACGGCCCCGGGTCGTCGATCTGTGCACCGGTTCCGGGGCCGTCGCCCTCGCTGTCGGCGCGCTGCGCCCCGACGCCGTCGTCACCGGAGTCGACCACTCCGCCGATGCCCTGCGGTGGGCCAAGCAGAACGGCGACAAGCTGCGTTCCCGGGTCAAGGCCGAGGTCGACTTCGTCGAGGGCGACATCGCCGATCCTGAACTGCTCGCCGCTCTCGACGGCGGCGTCGACCTGGTCACCGCCGTCCCGCCGAACTTCCCCGACCGCCTCCAGGTCGTCCCGGAGACGTCGGTGTACCAGCCCGCGACGGCGATTCGCTCCGGCTGGGACGGACTCGACGCGATGCGCGCGGTGGCCGCGACCGCGGCGCGGCTGCTCAGGAAGGAAGGAGTGCTGGCCGTGGAGCACCACGACGCCCTCACCGACGCGGTGATCGAGATCGTCCGAGAGGCCGGATTCGATTCCGTCACCAGCCACACCGACCAGAATGGACACCCGAGGTTCGTGATCGCCCGGCGCGCGGCGGCCTGA
- a CDS encoding MFS transporter — translation MRDSSLRATKREWIGLAVLALPSMLVTMDLTLLHLAVPQISADLNPSSSQLLWITDIYGFAVAGFLVTMGTLGERVGRRLLLMLGAGAFGVASVLTAYAETPDMLIVTRAVLGVAGACLAPSTLSLIRNMFPLPAQRTTAVTIWSTSFMLGGALGPVVGGVLLEFFWWGSVFLLAVPVMLILLGLGPFLLPEHRDPHGARVDLLSSALSFVAVLAVIYGVKEIAKHGVSPLSGATVVMGVAVGYVFVRRQRTLTHPLLEMRLFTVRAFSASLTTLLVTIMFLMGVQFLIAQFLQSVLGLSPLQVGLWILPAVLSGMVTALAAAGIVRRIRPAYVFAGGMVVAAIGFALLWGVTEDSGSGLVIAASVLMFAGLTPVSALGVDLIVGAAPPEQAGQASAISETANEFGGALGIALVGSVSAAVYRNSMSDTYPDGVPSGADDTLVAALEAAARLPGEAGGHLADTAREAFAHGLQVNALVAAPLMLAMALGASYLLRQVRASSHEEEPEHSRLAAEPR, via the coding sequence ATGCGCGACAGCTCGTTACGCGCTACGAAACGGGAGTGGATCGGCCTGGCCGTGCTGGCGCTTCCCTCCATGCTCGTCACGATGGATCTCACGCTGCTGCACCTCGCCGTGCCGCAGATCAGCGCCGATCTGAACCCCAGCAGCTCACAGTTGCTCTGGATCACCGACATCTACGGTTTCGCCGTCGCCGGTTTCCTCGTCACTATGGGCACGCTGGGCGAACGCGTGGGACGACGGCTGTTGCTGATGCTGGGGGCCGGCGCCTTCGGCGTCGCCTCGGTCCTCACGGCCTACGCCGAGACGCCGGACATGCTGATCGTGACCCGTGCCGTCCTCGGCGTGGCGGGAGCCTGCCTGGCACCTTCGACCCTGTCGCTGATCCGCAACATGTTTCCGCTGCCCGCACAGCGTACGACCGCCGTCACCATCTGGTCGACGAGCTTCATGCTGGGCGGCGCCCTCGGCCCGGTGGTCGGCGGCGTGCTCCTGGAGTTCTTCTGGTGGGGATCGGTCTTCCTGCTCGCCGTGCCGGTGATGTTGATCCTGCTCGGCCTCGGCCCCTTCCTGCTGCCGGAGCACCGCGATCCGCACGGCGCCCGCGTCGACCTGCTGAGTTCGGCGCTGTCGTTCGTCGCCGTACTGGCCGTGATCTACGGCGTCAAGGAGATCGCGAAACACGGTGTGTCCCCCCTCTCGGGCGCGACCGTCGTGATGGGCGTGGCCGTGGGCTACGTGTTCGTCCGGCGTCAGCGCACGCTGACCCACCCCCTGCTGGAGATGCGGCTGTTCACCGTCCGCGCGTTCAGCGCGTCGTTGACCACGTTGCTCGTCACCATCATGTTCCTGATGGGTGTTCAGTTCCTCATCGCGCAGTTCCTGCAGAGCGTGCTGGGGCTCTCCCCGCTCCAGGTCGGGCTGTGGATCCTGCCCGCTGTGCTCTCGGGCATGGTCACCGCCCTGGCTGCCGCCGGCATCGTGCGCAGGATCCGGCCGGCGTACGTGTTCGCCGGCGGCATGGTGGTGGCGGCCATCGGCTTCGCCCTGCTCTGGGGCGTCACCGAGGATTCCGGTTCGGGCCTGGTGATCGCCGCGTCGGTCCTGATGTTCGCGGGCCTCACCCCGGTCTCCGCCCTCGGCGTGGACCTCATCGTCGGTGCCGCGCCGCCCGAACAGGCCGGCCAGGCCTCCGCGATCTCGGAGACCGCCAACGAGTTCGGCGGGGCGCTGGGGATCGCCCTGGTGGGAAGCGTCAGCGCCGCCGTATACCGGAACAGCATGTCCGACACGTATCCCGACGGTGTGCCCTCCGGCGCGGACGACACCCTCGTCGCCGCACTGGAGGCCGCGGCGCGACTGCCGGGTGAGGCGGGTGGGCACCTGGCAGACACGGCTCGGGAAGCCTTTGCGCATGGCCTGCAGGTCAATGCCTTGGTGGCCGCGCCCCTGATGCTCGCCATGGCCCTGGGCGCGTCCTACCTGCTGCGCCAGGTGAGAGCCAGCTCGCACGAGGAGGAGCCGGAGCACTCGAGACTCGCCGCGGAGCCCCGCTGA
- a CDS encoding TIGR02677 family protein, with protein MEGNKRKVPHGEEADAEAWQRLSAYAYLSAPERLEYVAVMRVFCGTLLADLSVPDLLARLAEKDGPGAALDAETLTRRLEELVRWGNLLRSTHTVKATSITEYQRSRSRYQLSKLGERVQRGADEVLAGADAAREVSSELLVLVDRGLREIAAMAAAPGGADPQQALERISTLFVQFAEFAESVRDFYAYLGQVLARYDLDSAEYQGFKELLLDYVEAITEDVSFRAPRIAAHLDAVRPHLPGLLARIDAHTAGMGALADGLTETRVQRSRGRDIADWEGLREWFTDTGDHSSQVDQLRDATLRALQSLLANAKRMLRSASGEMSRRKDLLRLAAWFDAAEPEEAHDLGVAAFGLYGARHLGVAPDPDRSVPAYVSWWTGPVVDVPVALRERGSRAPRGRAAAAEDHSEQKRHLMEQARQQAEARQAAADELRSASGRFDQVRLSAPAMRLLLELLTTALGNARLSKDARDFLLDGAQADDVDLGIRLTAWRTPGRSTVLRSVDGDLTADDLTLAVESLAIESTSAPAMGEASA; from the coding sequence ATGGAGGGGAACAAGCGGAAAGTCCCACACGGGGAGGAAGCCGACGCCGAGGCCTGGCAGCGGCTGAGCGCGTACGCGTACCTCAGCGCGCCCGAGCGCCTGGAGTACGTCGCGGTGATGCGGGTGTTCTGCGGCACACTGCTTGCCGACCTGTCCGTACCCGACCTCCTCGCCAGGCTGGCCGAGAAGGACGGCCCGGGTGCGGCGCTGGACGCGGAAACGCTCACCCGCAGGCTCGAAGAGCTCGTACGTTGGGGCAATCTGCTGCGCAGCACGCACACCGTCAAAGCGACCAGCATCACCGAGTACCAGCGCTCACGGTCCCGCTACCAGCTGTCGAAGCTGGGGGAGCGCGTGCAGCGGGGCGCGGACGAGGTACTGGCCGGGGCGGACGCGGCACGCGAGGTGAGCAGCGAACTGCTGGTCCTCGTCGACCGCGGACTGCGCGAGATCGCCGCCATGGCCGCGGCGCCGGGTGGTGCCGATCCGCAACAGGCGCTGGAGCGGATCAGCACGCTCTTCGTGCAGTTCGCCGAATTCGCCGAGTCTGTCCGGGACTTCTATGCCTACCTGGGCCAGGTGCTGGCGCGCTACGACCTCGACTCGGCCGAGTACCAGGGGTTCAAGGAACTGCTGCTCGACTACGTGGAGGCCATTACCGAGGACGTGTCCTTCCGGGCCCCGCGCATCGCGGCTCACCTGGACGCCGTCCGGCCTCACCTGCCCGGCCTGCTCGCCCGGATAGACGCACACACGGCGGGCATGGGAGCACTCGCCGACGGACTGACCGAGACACGGGTGCAGCGCAGCCGCGGACGGGACATCGCGGACTGGGAGGGGCTGCGAGAATGGTTCACCGACACCGGAGACCACTCCAGTCAGGTGGATCAGCTCCGGGACGCCACCCTGCGAGCCCTGCAGTCGCTGCTCGCCAACGCCAAGCGGATGCTGCGTTCGGCGTCCGGTGAGATGTCTCGTCGCAAGGACCTGCTGCGGCTAGCGGCCTGGTTCGACGCGGCGGAGCCGGAAGAGGCCCACGACCTGGGGGTTGCCGCTTTCGGGCTCTACGGCGCACGCCACTTGGGGGTGGCACCGGACCCCGACCGGTCCGTGCCGGCGTATGTGAGCTGGTGGACAGGACCCGTGGTGGATGTGCCGGTGGCGCTGCGCGAGCGCGGCAGCAGAGCTCCACGCGGACGGGCCGCGGCCGCCGAAGACCACTCCGAGCAGAAGCGCCACCTCATGGAGCAGGCGCGGCAGCAGGCCGAGGCCCGGCAGGCGGCCGCCGACGAACTGCGCAGCGCCTCGGGCAGGTTCGATCAGGTGCGCCTCAGCGCCCCGGCCATGCGACTGCTCCTGGAGCTCCTGACGACCGCTCTCGGCAACGCCCGGCTGAGCAAGGACGCCCGCGACTTCCTGCTCGACGGCGCGCAGGCAGACGACGTGGACCTCGGCATCCGGTTGACCGCGTGGCGCACCCCCGGCCGGTCCACCGTCCTGCGGTCGGTGGACGGCGACCTGACGGCGGACGATCTCACGCTGGCTGTCGAGAGCCTCGCCATCGAGAGCACATCCGCACCGGCGATGGGGGAGGCGAGCGCCTGA
- a CDS encoding TIGR02678 family protein: protein MPLPSAHDVALAAERRTAARLLLAHPLVTSTGPHSDTFPLIRRHADWLAQRFQQVFGYRLLVEASYARLFKAGLGPGSGHRLERPSTGTPFSPRTYAYLALALSVLVTAPEQLLLSQLVADLRAAAVAAGIEIADTGRQAERRTLAAALRQLVDWGVLVETEGHVGAVAEDRADEALVTVDREIARAVVAGPLAQSRDGADLVRRAADPGFGGPRTYVRRRLVETPVVHLDDLTDAEREWLRTRQRREAQAFSELLGLEAEIRAEGIALVDTEDELTDLHLPGTGTVAQAALLLVERLVARLRPEDPGHPAIGGRLVIGVPVPDGLLPDLLDELIEEYGRRANWQRGHLEDRDGFLAAVLDLLGRMRLMAPAGPVRADGHGLPEGYEQTVADGRSVTDVSQARGQDRPDGGWILLAAAARYATTVAVRPRTDRSPADDVSEESTR from the coding sequence ATGCCCCTGCCCTCCGCGCACGACGTCGCCCTCGCGGCCGAGCGCCGCACCGCCGCCCGGCTCCTGCTGGCCCACCCCTTGGTCACCAGTACCGGGCCGCACAGCGACACCTTTCCACTGATCCGGCGCCACGCCGACTGGCTGGCCCAGCGCTTCCAGCAGGTGTTCGGATACCGCCTGTTGGTGGAGGCCTCCTACGCCCGGCTGTTCAAGGCGGGCCTCGGCCCAGGCTCGGGTCACCGTCTGGAACGACCCTCGACCGGAACGCCGTTCAGCCCGCGGACGTACGCCTATCTGGCCCTCGCGCTGTCGGTCCTCGTCACCGCACCGGAACAGCTCCTGCTTTCCCAACTCGTCGCCGACCTGAGGGCCGCGGCTGTTGCCGCCGGCATCGAGATCGCCGACACCGGGCGGCAGGCCGAGCGGAGGACCCTCGCGGCCGCCCTGCGGCAACTCGTCGACTGGGGCGTCCTGGTCGAGACCGAGGGTCATGTCGGGGCCGTCGCCGAGGACCGGGCCGATGAGGCGTTGGTGACCGTGGACCGCGAGATCGCGCGAGCCGTCGTCGCCGGCCCGCTCGCCCAGAGCCGCGACGGCGCGGACCTCGTGCGCCGCGCCGCCGACCCCGGTTTCGGCGGGCCACGTACATACGTGCGCAGACGTCTCGTCGAAACCCCCGTCGTCCACCTCGACGACCTCACGGACGCCGAGCGCGAATGGCTGCGCACCCGGCAGCGACGCGAGGCGCAGGCGTTCTCCGAACTGCTCGGCCTGGAAGCCGAGATCCGCGCCGAGGGCATCGCCCTGGTCGACACCGAGGACGAACTCACCGACCTGCACCTGCCGGGCACGGGCACGGTGGCTCAAGCCGCGCTGCTCCTCGTGGAGCGGCTGGTCGCCCGACTGCGTCCCGAAGACCCGGGCCACCCGGCGATCGGCGGACGACTGGTCATCGGCGTACCCGTCCCGGACGGGCTGCTCCCCGACCTGCTCGACGAACTGATCGAGGAGTACGGCAGGCGCGCCAACTGGCAGCGCGGCCACCTGGAGGACCGGGACGGATTCCTCGCGGCCGTACTCGACCTCCTCGGCCGGATGCGTCTGATGGCTCCCGCCGGGCCCGTGCGCGCGGACGGCCACGGTCTGCCTGAGGGGTACGAGCAGACGGTGGCCGACGGGCGCTCCGTCACCGATGTCTCTCAGGCGCGGGGCCAGGACCGTCCGGACGGAGGCTGGATTCTGCTTGCCGCAGCTGCCCGGTACGCCACCACGGTGGCGGTCAGGCCCCGTACCGACCGGTCCCCAGCGGACGATGTCTCCGAGGAGTCGACCCGATGA